Proteins encoded within one genomic window of Panacibacter microcysteis:
- the trpC gene encoding indole-3-glycerol phosphate synthase TrpC, with amino-acid sequence MNILDQIVAHKKQEVASRKSLVTIAELEAYPAFSRKTISLHQSLLDESKTGIIAEFKRKSPSKGIINSQADVTKVTGAYALYGASGLSVLTDATFFGGNDTDLEAARRNNTPILRKDFMIDEYQFYEARAIGADVILLIAACLTPAQVKAFAQLSKSLQLEVLLEIHNEEELGHICAEVDFVGVNNRNLKTFTVDINTSLQLFPHIPADKPAIAESGISNVDTIVTLKQAGFKGFLIGENFMKQPDPTIAFADFVTELKAKQNAH; translated from the coding sequence ATGAACATCCTCGACCAGATCGTAGCACATAAAAAACAGGAAGTAGCAAGCCGCAAGTCATTAGTCACTATTGCGGAGCTCGAAGCATACCCGGCATTTTCCCGCAAAACCATATCACTACACCAGTCTTTACTGGACGAATCAAAAACGGGCATCATTGCGGAATTCAAGCGAAAATCGCCTTCCAAAGGCATCATCAACAGCCAGGCTGATGTAACGAAAGTTACGGGTGCATACGCATTATACGGCGCGTCAGGCTTATCTGTGCTTACAGATGCAACATTCTTTGGCGGTAATGATACAGACCTGGAAGCCGCAAGGCGTAACAATACCCCCATACTGCGTAAAGATTTCATGATTGATGAATACCAGTTCTATGAAGCCAGGGCCATCGGGGCAGATGTAATTTTACTGATTGCTGCCTGTCTTACACCCGCACAGGTAAAAGCTTTTGCACAACTGTCAAAATCGCTGCAACTCGAAGTCTTGCTGGAAATACACAACGAAGAAGAACTTGGTCACATTTGTGCAGAAGTAGATTTTGTAGGTGTAAACAACAGGAACCTCAAAACGTTTACAGTAGATATCAATACATCACTACAGCTTTTTCCGCATATACCTGCAGATAAACCTGCCATCGCAGAAAGCGGCATCAGTAATGTAGATACAATTGTAACTTTGAAACAGGCTGGCTTTAAAGGTTTCCTCATTGGTGAAAACTTTATGAAACAACCAGACCCCACGATTGCTTTTGCTGATTTTGTAACAGAGCTTAAAGCAAAACAAAATGCGCATTAA
- a CDS encoding phosphoribosylanthranilate isomerase yields MTKPEQVMQLDELGVEFAGFIFYPKSPRYVFKTMPATEIKKIRGSINKVGVFVNADPDEILKTVDACGLYLVQLHGDENPRTCERISNYVSVIKAFRISEDDNIAWKIREYYDPVDMYMFDTEGAGYGGTGKKFNWQLLKGQNIRKPFFLSGGISPGDADNLRQFKQDPVAKDLFAIDINSKFEIMPGLKDMNMIKDFVTQVKNT; encoded by the coding sequence ATGACGAAACCGGAACAGGTAATGCAACTGGATGAACTGGGTGTTGAATTTGCAGGCTTTATTTTTTATCCGAAGTCGCCACGGTACGTCTTTAAAACCATGCCGGCAACAGAAATAAAAAAGATACGCGGCAGCATCAATAAAGTGGGCGTGTTTGTAAATGCAGACCCCGACGAGATTTTGAAAACGGTTGATGCGTGCGGCCTTTATCTTGTGCAATTACATGGAGACGAAAATCCGCGTACATGCGAACGCATTTCAAACTACGTCTCTGTAATCAAAGCTTTCCGCATCAGTGAAGATGACAACATTGCATGGAAGATCCGTGAATATTACGATCCGGTTGACATGTATATGTTCGATACCGAAGGCGCAGGTTATGGCGGCACCGGAAAAAAGTTCAACTGGCAGTTACTGAAAGGGCAAAATATTCGCAAACCATTTTTCTTAAGTGGCGGTATAAGCCCCGGAGACGCAGATAACCTGCGGCAATTCAAGCAGGATCCGGTAGCAAAAGACCTCTTTGCAATTGATATAAACAGCAAGTTTGAAATAATGCCGGGTTTAAAAGATATGAATATGATAAAAGATTTTGTGACGCAGGTAAAAAATACATGA
- a CDS encoding GNAT family N-acetyltransferase yields the protein MVQIRNATTADLPAILEIYNDAILHTTAVYDYEPHTMAMRKEWFATKEQQGFPVFVAEDNEEIVGFSSIGPFRPWAGYRYTVENSIYVKDGQRGKGLGKLLMQPLIDAAKEMQLHTMVAGIDAENKLSIDFHKQFGFKEAGYLKQIGWKFDRWLDLVFMQLIL from the coding sequence ATGGTTCAGATCAGAAACGCAACAACAGCAGACTTACCCGCAATACTTGAGATATACAATGATGCCATATTGCATACCACAGCCGTGTACGATTATGAACCGCATACGATGGCAATGCGCAAAGAATGGTTTGCAACGAAAGAGCAGCAGGGCTTCCCAGTATTTGTGGCAGAAGACAATGAAGAGATTGTTGGTTTTAGTTCTATCGGCCCCTTTCGCCCGTGGGCCGGCTACCGGTACACCGTAGAAAATTCGATCTATGTAAAAGATGGTCAGCGCGGAAAAGGTCTTGGTAAGTTATTGATGCAGCCGTTGATTGATGCGGCAAAAGAAATGCAGTTGCATACCATGGTTGCAGGTATAGATGCAGAAAACAAGCTCAGCATAGACTTTCATAAACAATTCGGTTTTAAAGAAGCAGGTTACCTCAAACAAATTGGCTGGAAGTTTGACCGCTGGCTGGACCTGGTGTTTATGCAATTGATCCTGTAG
- the trpB gene encoding tryptophan synthase subunit beta, translated as MTQTATYQKPDEQGYYGKFGGAYIPEMLHRNVEELRTKYLEIMYEDSFQEEFNALLHDYVGRPTPLYLAQRLSALHKTNIYLKREDLNHTGAHKINNTVGQILLALRLGKKRIIAETGAGQHGVATATVCALKGIDCVVYMGEKDIERQAPNVARMKMLGATVIPATSGSKTLKDATNEAIRAWINDPLDTHYIIGSVVGPHPYPDMVARFQSVISAETRKQLKEKTGSELPTHVVACVGGGSNAAGAFYHFLEEPAVKLVAVEAAGHGVHSGFSAATTQLGKPGILHGSKSLLMQTADGQVVEPHSISAGLDYPGVGPLHAHLYDSGRGIFLSATDDESLAAAFELAKLEGIIPALESAHALAALYQLTFAPTDQVVVCLSGRGDKDLATYMKVMEEK; from the coding sequence ATGACACAAACAGCAACATATCAAAAGCCAGATGAACAGGGTTATTATGGAAAATTTGGCGGTGCGTACATACCGGAAATGCTGCATAGAAATGTAGAAGAATTACGCACAAAGTACCTGGAAATAATGTATGAAGACAGCTTCCAGGAAGAGTTCAATGCATTGCTGCATGATTATGTAGGCAGACCAACGCCGCTTTACCTGGCACAGCGTTTAAGTGCTTTGCATAAAACGAATATCTATCTCAAACGGGAAGACCTTAACCATACAGGGGCACACAAAATCAATAACACCGTAGGGCAGATTTTACTGGCGTTAAGGCTTGGAAAAAAACGCATCATAGCAGAAACAGGCGCTGGTCAGCACGGCGTTGCAACCGCCACCGTGTGCGCATTGAAAGGAATAGACTGTGTGGTGTACATGGGCGAGAAAGACATTGAACGGCAAGCCCCAAACGTTGCACGTATGAAGATGCTTGGCGCAACAGTTATACCCGCAACAAGCGGCAGCAAAACATTGAAAGACGCAACCAACGAAGCGATACGTGCCTGGATTAACGATCCGCTGGATACACATTACATCATTGGCAGCGTGGTGGGTCCTCACCCCTATCCTGATATGGTGGCGCGCTTTCAAAGCGTCATCAGTGCAGAAACACGCAAACAGCTGAAGGAAAAAACAGGCAGCGAGTTGCCTACACACGTAGTGGCATGTGTGGGCGGCGGCAGTAATGCGGCCGGGGCTTTCTATCACTTTTTAGAAGAGCCCGCGGTAAAACTGGTTGCGGTGGAAGCAGCAGGTCATGGTGTGCACAGCGGCTTTAGCGCAGCAACAACCCAACTGGGCAAACCCGGCATTTTGCATGGCAGCAAAAGCCTGTTGATGCAAACGGCAGACGGCCAGGTGGTAGAACCACACAGCATTTCAGCCGGCCTTGATTATCCCGGCGTGGGCCCGTTGCACGCCCACTTGTATGATAGTGGTCGTGGTATTTTCCTGAGTGCGACAGACGACGAATCTTTAGCCGCTGCATTTGAACTGGCGAAATTAGAAGGCATTATTCCTGCACTTGAAAGTGCGCATGCACTGGCCGCTTTGTACCAGCTAACATTCGCGCCAACAGACCAGGTGGTGGTTTGTTTAAGCGGCCGTGGAGATAAAGATCTTGCCACGTATATGAAAGTGATGGAAGAAAAATAA
- the trpA gene encoding tryptophan synthase subunit alpha produces the protein MNRLEELFQRKKEQILNVYCTAGYPQPDSTITVMKALQEHGADLIELGMPYSDPLADGPVIQESGAKAIANGMSIEKLFQQLKDFRKEIYVPVILMGYMNPVLQFGFEKFCQYCADAPIDGLILPDLPEYEYETEYGAIMQRYGLDFIFLVTPETSAARIRKLDSLSRGFLYAVSSSSITGSDKDFSPVETYLQRLQQMQLKNPVLVGFGIKDKTTFNMACKHANGAIIGSAYIKALEHTTDINESTKTFLHQILK, from the coding sequence ATGAACCGCCTGGAAGAACTGTTTCAACGAAAAAAAGAGCAAATACTAAACGTGTATTGCACCGCAGGCTACCCGCAGCCAGACAGTACCATTACGGTAATGAAAGCCTTACAGGAACATGGTGCAGACCTTATAGAACTTGGTATGCCGTATAGTGATCCGCTTGCAGATGGACCCGTTATACAGGAAAGCGGCGCAAAAGCCATTGCCAACGGCATGAGTATAGAAAAACTTTTTCAGCAACTGAAAGACTTCAGGAAAGAAATTTATGTACCGGTTATTCTTATGGGATATATGAACCCGGTTTTACAATTTGGTTTCGAAAAATTCTGCCAGTACTGCGCCGATGCGCCTATCGACGGACTGATCTTACCAGACCTTCCTGAATACGAGTACGAAACTGAATATGGTGCCATTATGCAACGTTATGGGCTCGATTTTATCTTTCTTGTTACACCGGAAACATCAGCAGCACGAATAAGAAAACTGGACAGCTTAAGCCGCGGTTTTTTATACGCGGTATCCTCCTCGTCCATTACAGGTAGCGATAAAGATTTTTCACCGGTAGAGACATACCTGCAGCGTTTGCAACAAATGCAACTGAAAAACCCGGTGCTGGTTGGCTTTGGTATAAAAGATAAAACAACATTCAACATGGCTTGCAAGCATGCAAACGGAGCAATCATCGGGAGCGCCTATATCAAAGCTCTGGAGCATACGACAGATATTAATGAATCGACGAAAACATTCCTTCACCAGATTTTGAAATGA
- the hisH gene encoding imidazole glycerol phosphate synthase subunit HisH, whose translation MMNLIIVKYNAGNIQSVLYALERIGVQAIVTDDHDAIKSADKVIFPGVGEASSAMRYLQERGLDKVLINLTQPVLGICLGMQLMCKYSEENNTPCLGIFDEVVSKFSPPAEESLKVPQIGWNNIYDLKTALFSNVPGNSYCYFVHSYYASIGLHTVATTDYIQPYSAALHRNNFYGVQFHPEKSAAVGEQILKNFILNV comes from the coding sequence ATGATGAACCTAATAATTGTAAAATACAATGCAGGTAATATTCAAAGTGTATTATATGCTTTGGAAAGAATTGGTGTGCAGGCAATCGTTACAGATGATCATGATGCAATAAAATCTGCCGACAAAGTCATTTTTCCCGGCGTTGGTGAGGCAAGCAGCGCCATGCGGTACCTGCAGGAACGGGGGCTGGATAAAGTACTAATAAACCTTACACAACCGGTATTGGGTATTTGTCTTGGCATGCAGCTTATGTGTAAATATTCCGAAGAAAACAATACGCCCTGTCTCGGCATATTTGATGAAGTCGTTAGCAAATTCTCGCCTCCGGCAGAAGAAAGCCTCAAAGTTCCACAGATCGGCTGGAACAATATATACGACCTCAAAACAGCGCTGTTTAGCAATGTTCCTGGTAACAGCTACTGCTACTTTGTACACAGTTATTACGCTTCCATCGGCCTGCATACCGTTGCAACAACAGATTATATACAACCATACAGCGCAGCATTGCACAGGAATAATTTTTACGGTGTACAGTTCCATCCTGAAAAAAGCGCTGCAGTGGGAGAACAGATTCTAAAGAACTTTATTTTGAATGTATAA
- the hisA gene encoding 1-(5-phosphoribosyl)-5-[(5-phosphoribosylamino)methylideneamino]imidazole-4-carboxamide isomerase, with protein MTIIPAIDIIEGKCVRLTEGDYTQKKIYNEHPLEVAKEFEDAGLKRLHLVDLDGARAGSVKNWKVLELLASKTNLVIDFGGGIKQEEDVKIVFSSGAVFATVGSIAVKNEFEFVKWLLQFGAGRFLLGADVKNEKIAIGGWLETTDIWIYDFIEKYIQHGIKQVFCTDVSKDGRLEGPATELYKNITTKFPSLHFIASGGVSSLQDLEDLQSAGCNGAIVGKAIYEGKVRIADLKKFYE; from the coding sequence ATGACCATTATACCAGCCATTGATATTATAGAAGGTAAATGCGTAAGACTTACAGAAGGCGATTATACACAAAAAAAAATCTACAACGAACACCCGCTTGAGGTAGCAAAGGAATTTGAAGATGCAGGATTAAAAAGGTTACACCTTGTAGACCTGGATGGTGCCAGGGCAGGGTCGGTAAAAAACTGGAAAGTACTGGAGTTACTGGCTTCCAAAACAAACCTGGTAATTGATTTCGGGGGCGGTATAAAACAGGAAGAAGATGTAAAAATTGTTTTTTCGTCGGGCGCTGTTTTTGCAACAGTAGGCAGTATAGCAGTAAAGAATGAATTCGAATTTGTAAAGTGGTTACTCCAATTCGGAGCCGGTAGATTTTTACTTGGTGCAGATGTAAAAAACGAGAAGATTGCCATTGGCGGCTGGCTGGAAACAACAGATATCTGGATCTATGATTTTATTGAAAAATATATTCAGCATGGCATAAAGCAAGTCTTTTGTACAGATGTAAGCAAAGACGGCAGGCTTGAAGGACCGGCAACTGAGTTATATAAAAATATTACAACAAAGTTTCCCTCGCTGCATTTCATTGCAAGCGGTGGCGTCAGTTCTTTACAAGACCTCGAAGACCTGCAATCCGCCGGTTGCAACGGCGCTATTGTTGGCAAAGCCATATATGAAGGAAAGGTCAGGATTGCTGATTTAAAGAAATTTTATGAATGA
- the hisF gene encoding imidazole glycerol phosphate synthase subunit HisF, whose amino-acid sequence MNENLQTSESSLHHPATANRGLCKRIIPCLDIKDGRTVKGTNFVDLRDAGDPVELGALYAQQGADELVFLDITATVERRKTLSALVNKISHHINIPFTVGGGIASVDDVSLLLQNGADKISVNTAAFKRPELLRELEKDFGSQCVVLAIDTRKEEDGEWYVYLNGGRTKTGTRCIDWAKQAVDLGAGEILLTSMNNDGTKQGFAVDITHTLSTTLPVPVIASGGGGTPAHFTEVFNTAKADAALAASIFHFKEISIPELKTYLLAQNIKVRI is encoded by the coding sequence ATGAATGAGAATTTACAAACATCCGAAAGTTCGTTACATCATCCTGCTACAGCAAACAGGGGGCTTTGCAAACGCATTATTCCCTGCCTGGATATCAAAGATGGGCGCACCGTAAAGGGTACCAATTTTGTTGACCTGAGAGATGCAGGAGATCCTGTAGAACTGGGTGCGTTGTATGCACAGCAGGGCGCAGATGAACTGGTGTTTCTGGATATAACCGCTACGGTAGAACGAAGAAAAACGTTAAGTGCACTGGTAAATAAAATATCGCACCACATCAATATACCTTTTACAGTGGGCGGTGGTATTGCTTCTGTGGATGATGTAAGCCTGCTGCTGCAAAATGGTGCAGATAAAATATCTGTAAATACCGCTGCATTTAAAAGGCCCGAACTTTTGCGCGAACTGGAAAAAGACTTCGGCAGCCAGTGCGTAGTGCTTGCTATCGATACCCGCAAAGAAGAAGATGGCGAATGGTATGTTTACCTGAACGGCGGAAGAACAAAAACAGGCACACGTTGCATAGACTGGGCAAAACAGGCGGTTGACCTTGGCGCAGGTGAAATCCTGCTTACCTCTATGAACAACGACGGCACCAAACAAGGTTTTGCTGTAGATATTACCCATACACTTTCTACTACCCTGCCAGTGCCGGTGATTGCGAGTGGCGGCGGAGGCACACCGGCACATTTCACGGAAGTATTTAACACTGCAAAAGCAGATGCAGCCCTGGCTGCAAGCATTTTTCATTTCAAAGAAATCAGTATTCCTGAGTTGAAAACGTACCTGCTGGCACAAAACATAAAAGTTCGTATATAG
- a CDS encoding glycoside hydrolase family 5 protein, with protein sequence MNPLKKIVLLFLSAITGSLALQAQAVQEHGRLMVKGTQLTDKNNQPVILRGMSFGWSNFHPRFYTPGAVEWLHKDWHCNVVRAAMGVEPKNGYMEDPAKSLALVETVIDAAIKEDIYVIVDFHSHNVRLQEAKTFFTHIAKKYSQYPNVIYEVFNEPDKETWPEVKDYSIEMIQTIRTFDTANIILVGSPHWDQDVHLAAADPVTGFTNIMYTMHFYADTHKQQLRDRTTAAINAGLPVFISESAGMSASGDGPINIDEWTRWINWAEENKVSWVTWSVSDKNETCSVLQAGAASDGNWKEDDLKESGKLVKKMITAYQ encoded by the coding sequence ATGAACCCGTTAAAAAAAATCGTCCTGTTATTTCTTTCTGCCATCACCGGCTCACTTGCATTGCAGGCGCAGGCTGTACAAGAACATGGCCGGCTAATGGTAAAAGGCACACAACTGACAGATAAAAATAATCAGCCGGTCATACTAAGAGGCATGAGCTTTGGCTGGAGTAATTTTCATCCGCGGTTTTATACACCTGGCGCAGTAGAATGGCTGCACAAAGACTGGCACTGCAACGTGGTAAGAGCAGCAATGGGTGTAGAGCCAAAGAATGGGTACATGGAAGATCCGGCAAAATCACTTGCGTTGGTAGAAACGGTGATTGATGCAGCCATCAAAGAAGACATCTATGTTATCGTAGATTTTCACAGCCACAATGTAAGGCTGCAGGAAGCCAAAACTTTCTTTACACACATCGCAAAAAAATACAGTCAATACCCAAACGTTATATACGAGGTCTTTAATGAACCTGATAAAGAAACCTGGCCCGAAGTAAAAGATTATTCAATTGAAATGATCCAAACCATAAGGACTTTTGACACAGCAAATATTATCCTTGTTGGTTCACCACACTGGGACCAGGATGTACACCTTGCAGCCGCAGACCCTGTAACAGGCTTCACCAATATTATGTACACCATGCACTTTTATGCAGATACACATAAACAGCAACTGAGAGACAGGACAACTGCTGCGATCAATGCCGGTTTGCCTGTGTTCATTTCTGAAAGTGCCGGAATGTCTGCCAGCGGAGATGGACCGATAAACATCGATGAATGGACCAGATGGATCAATTGGGCAGAGGAAAATAAAGTAAGCTGGGTTACCTGGTCTGTAAGCGATAAAAATGAAACCTGCTCTGTTTTGCAGGCAGGTGCCGCTTCAGATGGTAATTGGAAAGAAGATGACCTGAAAGAGTCTGGTAAGCTTGTTAAAAAAATGATTACCGCATACCAATAA
- a CDS encoding elongation factor G: protein MAEFDTSHVKSIVLLGHAGCGKTTLAECMLYEAGLINRRGTIAERTTVGDYHELEQERGNSIFSKLMHTKWRGYKINIIDTPGYDDFVGEVISALRVADTGVMLLNAAMGVEVTTDIIWEYTEQFKTPMIFAVNKLDDDRADFDRTVAEAKNHFGNKVLVVQYPRQQGAGFHEIIDVLRMTMYKFRDTGGKPDKLAIPEDEKQKAETLHKELIEAIASNDETLMEKYFDKGELDEDEMREGLKKAMIHHDLFPLFCLSAERNMGSGRLMGFIDNVCPGANELPAQQTKAGDVLTCDANGPACIFVYKTVTEPHVGELSFFKVYSGTVKSGMELENESTGISEKLNQLFMVEGNKRINTNELVAGDIGATLKLKNTHVNNTLHIRGKNYELAPIAFPPPNMTVAVETVKKGEEEKLSVALHQLKEEDPTLIIEHSPELRQLLIHCQGDMHLAVAKWKIEHLHKLEVRFIKPRIAYRETIRQMADATYRHKKQSGGAGQFGEVFMRIEPWYDGMPEPAGLNVRSRDTYPLDWGGNLVFYNCIVGGAIDTRFLPSILKGVMEKMHTGPLTGSYVRDVRVCVYDGKMHPVDSNDISFKIAGLQAFRQAFQQADPQILEPIYHVEVLCPDDITGAVMGDLQTRRAIVEGIDAEGHFQKIVAKVPLAEMDGYSSSLRSITQGRAKFKSGFAAYAPVPYDLQRRLIDDYSKAEKEELV, encoded by the coding sequence ATGGCTGAATTTGATACCTCACATGTAAAAAGCATTGTTTTGCTCGGCCACGCCGGCTGCGGCAAAACAACATTGGCGGAATGCATGCTGTATGAAGCAGGCCTTATTAACCGCCGCGGAACCATTGCCGAACGCACTACTGTTGGAGACTACCACGAACTGGAGCAGGAACGTGGTAATTCTATTTTTAGCAAACTCATGCATACAAAATGGCGTGGTTATAAAATAAACATTATAGACACACCCGGTTACGATGACTTTGTGGGCGAAGTGATCTCTGCACTGCGTGTGGCAGATACCGGGGTCATGTTGCTAAACGCTGCGATGGGTGTGGAAGTAACAACAGACATCATCTGGGAATATACCGAGCAGTTTAAAACACCCATGATATTTGCAGTAAACAAACTCGATGATGACCGTGCAGATTTTGACCGCACAGTGGCAGAGGCCAAAAATCATTTTGGTAATAAAGTACTGGTTGTGCAATACCCAAGGCAGCAGGGCGCTGGTTTTCACGAGATCATTGATGTATTGCGCATGACCATGTATAAGTTTCGCGATACCGGCGGTAAGCCTGATAAACTTGCTATACCGGAAGATGAAAAACAAAAAGCTGAAACACTTCATAAAGAACTTATAGAAGCCATAGCCAGTAATGATGAAACATTGATGGAAAAATATTTTGATAAAGGCGAACTGGATGAAGATGAAATGCGGGAAGGGCTCAAAAAAGCGATGATCCACCACGACCTTTTTCCACTCTTTTGTTTATCGGCAGAGCGCAATATGGGCAGCGGCCGTTTAATGGGCTTTATAGACAATGTTTGCCCCGGTGCAAATGAATTACCCGCACAGCAGACAAAAGCCGGTGATGTACTAACCTGCGATGCAAACGGACCTGCCTGCATTTTTGTTTATAAAACCGTTACCGAACCGCATGTAGGCGAATTATCCTTCTTCAAGGTTTATTCAGGTACCGTTAAAAGCGGTATGGAACTGGAGAACGAATCAACGGGCATAAGTGAGAAACTGAACCAGTTGTTTATGGTAGAAGGCAATAAGCGCATCAATACAAATGAACTGGTAGCAGGTGATATAGGTGCCACACTTAAACTAAAAAACACCCATGTAAACAATACCCTGCACATAAGAGGAAAAAATTACGAACTGGCACCTATTGCGTTTCCGCCGCCAAACATGACTGTTGCCGTTGAAACTGTAAAAAAAGGCGAAGAAGAAAAATTATCAGTGGCACTGCACCAGTTGAAAGAAGAAGACCCAACACTTATCATTGAACATTCTCCCGAATTAAGGCAGTTGCTTATCCACTGCCAGGGAGATATGCACCTGGCCGTTGCTAAATGGAAAATAGAACACCTGCACAAGCTGGAAGTGCGCTTTATAAAGCCACGTATTGCTTACCGCGAAACCATCCGGCAAATGGCTGATGCTACGTACCGCCACAAAAAACAAAGCGGCGGTGCAGGCCAGTTTGGAGAAGTATTTATGCGCATAGAACCCTGGTACGATGGTATGCCCGAGCCGGCAGGATTAAATGTACGCAGCCGGGACACCTATCCCCTGGACTGGGGCGGCAACCTTGTCTTTTACAACTGCATTGTAGGCGGCGCCATAGATACCCGTTTTCTGCCCTCCATATTAAAAGGTGTAATGGAAAAGATGCACACCGGGCCTTTAACCGGTTCTTATGTAAGAGATGTACGCGTATGTGTGTACGATGGCAAAATGCACCCTGTAGACAGTAATGATATTTCCTTTAAAATAGCGGGCCTGCAGGCATTCCGCCAGGCATTTCAGCAGGCAGATCCGCAAATACTGGAACCCATATACCACGTAGAAGTGCTCTGCCCCGATGATATAACCGGCGCCGTAATGGGCGATTTGCAAACACGCCGCGCCATTGTAGAAGGCATAGATGCCGAAGGCCACTTTCAAAAGATCGTTGCCAAAGTTCCACTGGCAGAAATGGATGGTTACTCTTCATCGCTGCGCAGCATTACACAGGGACGCGCAAAGTTTAAGAGCGGCTTTGCAGCATATGCGCCCGTGCCTTACGACCTGCAGCGCCGTCTTATTGATGATTACAGCAAGGCAGAAAAGGAAGAATTGGTTTAG
- a CDS encoding isoaspartyl peptidase/L-asparaginase family protein → MKYTLLIIMLCLSFKCFAQTGKYVLVIHGGAGTILKSQMTKEKEQQYTKGLNDALEAGKKILANGGTAMDAVVAAIKVLEDNPLFNAGKGAVFTNEGKNEMDAAIMDGSNLKAGSVAGVTTIKNPITAARAVMDKSEHVMMVGKGAEKFAQQQGCTIVDPSYFFTEERWRSLQQIRAEDSSKMLLDHDSAKALLKQPGNKDYKYGTVGCVALDMNGNLAAGTSTGGMTNKKFGRVGDAPVIGAGTYANNATCAISCTGWGEFYIRLVMAKTISDRMEFGYQALADATNEMVMKQLGALGGDGGLIAVDKDGNIAMPFNTEGMYRAYITGNGKTEVKIFKD, encoded by the coding sequence ATGAAATATACTTTGCTTATAATAATGCTCTGCCTCTCATTTAAATGCTTTGCGCAAACCGGGAAATATGTGCTTGTTATACACGGCGGCGCCGGTACCATTCTCAAAAGCCAGATGACCAAAGAAAAAGAACAACAATACACAAAAGGGTTGAACGATGCACTGGAAGCCGGAAAAAAGATTCTTGCAAATGGCGGTACAGCTATGGATGCAGTAGTAGCGGCAATCAAAGTGCTGGAAGATAATCCCCTGTTCAATGCAGGAAAAGGTGCAGTATTTACCAATGAAGGCAAAAACGAAATGGATGCAGCCATTATGGATGGCAGTAATTTAAAAGCGGGCTCGGTTGCGGGTGTAACTACCATAAAAAATCCGATCACGGCAGCAAGGGCCGTTATGGATAAAAGTGAACACGTGATGATGGTTGGGAAAGGTGCGGAAAAATTTGCACAGCAGCAGGGCTGCACTATTGTAGATCCATCGTATTTTTTTACGGAAGAACGCTGGCGAAGCCTGCAACAAATCCGGGCAGAAGATTCTTCCAAAATGCTCCTTGATCATGACTCTGCAAAAGCCCTGCTTAAACAACCCGGTAATAAAGATTATAAGTATGGCACTGTTGGATGTGTGGCGTTGGACATGAATGGCAATCTCGCCGCAGGAACAAGTACGGGTGGCATGACCAACAAAAAGTTTGGCCGTGTTGGCGATGCACCGGTCATTGGTGCAGGCACTTATGCAAACAATGCTACTTGTGCCATTAGTTGTACCGGCTGGGGAGAGTTTTATATTCGCCTTGTAATGGCAAAAACCATAAGTGACAGAATGGAATTTGGGTACCAGGCACTGGCAGACGCCACAAACGAAATGGTGATGAAACAGCTTGGCGCTTTAGGCGGAGATGGCGGACTGATTGCCGTAGATAAAGATGGTAATATCGCAATGCCCTTTAATACCGAAGGCATGTACAGGGCGTACATCACGGGCAACGGAAAAACCGAAGTAAAAATCTTTAAAGACTAG